One window of Trinickia caryophylli genomic DNA carries:
- a CDS encoding 5-oxoprolinase subunit C family protein, producing the protein MIEVVRAGILTSVQDLGRPGYRHLGVATAGALDSLALEVGNRLVGNAPHAAAIEVTLGPAVLRFTRATRIALAGAQFEATLGGTAVHAWWSLPVPAGTELVLRAASRGMRGYVCVRGGVDVLPILGSRATDLCAHFGGLGGRALREGDRLATASLAGGAGAGIALDAPPFGVKAPQWCRFAVPSHEPARRGRHTAGAERATLIRVLRGPEYDSFADEAKESFWSEEWRVTTQSNRMGYRLAGSALTRSTPTELLSHAVLPGTIQVPPNGQPIVLMGDAQTTGGYARIGAVIQADLWKLAQVRLNGGVRFVHSSREEALATLGEQQAYLRQIDVAMAMHEERLRRAAHAA; encoded by the coding sequence ATGATCGAAGTCGTACGGGCAGGCATTCTCACGTCGGTGCAGGACCTCGGACGGCCCGGCTACCGGCATCTCGGCGTCGCGACGGCCGGCGCGCTCGATTCGCTCGCGCTCGAGGTCGGCAACCGCCTCGTGGGCAACGCGCCGCACGCCGCCGCCATCGAGGTCACGCTCGGGCCCGCGGTGCTGCGCTTCACGCGCGCCACGCGCATTGCGCTGGCGGGTGCGCAGTTCGAGGCCACGCTGGGCGGTACGGCCGTGCATGCATGGTGGAGCCTGCCGGTGCCGGCGGGCACGGAACTTGTGCTGCGTGCGGCCTCGCGCGGCATGCGCGGCTATGTCTGCGTGCGCGGCGGTGTCGACGTTCTGCCGATCCTCGGCTCGCGCGCCACCGATCTATGCGCCCACTTCGGCGGGCTCGGCGGGCGGGCCCTGCGCGAGGGCGACCGTCTCGCCACCGCCAGCCTGGCCGGTGGCGCCGGTGCCGGCATCGCACTCGATGCACCGCCATTCGGGGTAAAGGCGCCGCAGTGGTGCCGTTTCGCCGTGCCATCGCACGAGCCCGCGCGCCGCGGCCGGCACACGGCCGGTGCCGAGCGCGCCACGTTGATCCGGGTGCTGCGCGGCCCCGAATACGACAGCTTCGCCGACGAAGCGAAAGAGTCGTTCTGGTCGGAGGAGTGGCGCGTCACCACGCAGAGCAACCGCATGGGATACCGGCTGGCCGGCAGCGCGCTGACCCGCTCCACGCCCACGGAATTGCTGTCGCATGCGGTGCTGCCGGGCACGATACAGGTTCCGCCGAACGGGCAGCCGATCGTGCTGATGGGTGATGCGCAGACGACGGGCGGCTATGCGCGTATCGGTGCGGTGATCCAGGCGGACCTGTGGAAGCTCGCCCAGGTGCGATTGAACGGTGGCGTACGCTTCGTCCATAGCTCGCGCGAGGAAGCGCTTGCCACGCTCGGCGAGCAGCAGGCGTACTTGCGGCAGATCGACGTGGCGATGGCCATGCACGAAGAGCGGCTGCGGCGCGCGGCGCATGCAGCCTGA
- the pxpB gene encoding 5-oxoprolinase subunit PxpB: MNQPRIFPFGDTALVCEVPPPATLECQKRVWAVAALTRQWPHVVDVVPGMNNLTIVFDPLSADVSSLAAELALAWEQAEIVDAEARVIDVPVRYGGAFGPDLGAVAEHTGLSAEEVVARHAGGNYIVFFLGFQPGFAYLGGLDESLHTPRRKVPRIEVPAGAVGIGGAQTGIYPAASPGGWQLIGRTALALFDPAREPFALLQPGDLVRFTIAEIEP, encoded by the coding sequence ATGAACCAGCCCCGCATCTTTCCGTTCGGCGATACGGCCCTTGTTTGCGAAGTGCCGCCGCCCGCCACGCTCGAGTGCCAAAAGCGCGTGTGGGCCGTTGCCGCACTGACCCGGCAATGGCCGCACGTTGTCGACGTCGTGCCCGGCATGAACAATCTGACGATCGTGTTCGATCCGCTTTCGGCCGATGTTTCCTCGCTCGCCGCCGAGCTCGCCCTGGCCTGGGAGCAGGCGGAGATCGTCGATGCCGAAGCGCGCGTGATCGACGTACCGGTCCGCTACGGCGGGGCATTCGGTCCCGATCTCGGGGCGGTGGCCGAGCACACGGGGCTATCCGCCGAAGAAGTGGTCGCGCGCCACGCCGGCGGCAACTACATCGTGTTCTTTCTCGGGTTTCAGCCCGGCTTCGCGTATCTGGGCGGCCTCGACGAATCGCTGCACACGCCGCGGCGCAAAGTGCCGCGCATCGAAGTGCCGGCCGGCGCGGTCGGCATCGGCGGCGCGCAGACGGGCATCTATCCGGCTGCGTCGCCCGGTGGCTGGCAATTGATAGGACGCACCGCGCTCGCGCTTTTCGATCCGGCGCGCGAGCCGTTCGCATTGCTGCAGCCCGGCGATCTCGTGCGCTTCACGATTGCGGAGATCGAGCCATGA
- a CDS encoding winged helix DNA-binding protein, whose product MSRHPTKIVSSEHLVSDTSAELSEFEYGLIMMGNAFNRWMVRCMSAAGGKDMTAIEVSLLHHVGHRERKKKLADICFVLNIEDTHVATYALKKLVVRGYVKSEKTGKEVFFSVTPAGRELCARYREVRERCLIAALKESGLGNAQIGEAAQLMRNASGLYDTAARAAASL is encoded by the coding sequence ATGTCGCGCCATCCAACCAAGATCGTTTCCTCTGAGCACCTCGTCTCGGATACGAGTGCCGAGCTGTCCGAATTCGAATACGGGCTCATCATGATGGGCAACGCGTTCAACCGCTGGATGGTCCGCTGCATGTCCGCCGCCGGCGGCAAGGACATGACGGCCATCGAGGTTTCGCTGCTGCACCACGTGGGCCATCGCGAGCGCAAGAAGAAACTCGCGGATATCTGCTTCGTGCTCAATATTGAAGATACGCACGTCGCCACGTATGCGTTGAAGAAGCTCGTAGTGAGAGGGTACGTAAAAAGCGAAAAGACAGGCAAGGAAGTGTTCTTTTCGGTCACGCCGGCTGGCCGCGAACTGTGCGCCCGATACCGTGAGGTGCGGGAGCGCTGCCTGATCGCCGCGCTCAAGGAGAGCGGGCTCGGCAACGCGCAGATCGGCGAGGCCGCGCAACTCATGCGCAACGCATCGGGACTTTACGATACGGCCGCCCGCGCTGCCGCATCGCTTTGA
- a CDS encoding 5-formyltetrahydrofolate cyclo-ligase: protein MSESIACNAAANSKAELRKALRDVRHRAAATIGANDALAARLDSVLARLSPLSVGFYWPLPGEFDARDALVAWLAGDARRQAALPVIAVKGQALAFHAWSPDTPMRMGHHRIPEPLDTPAVLPDLLLVPCVGFDDAGYRLGYGGGYYDRTLAAWPGPSQPITVGIAYEACRIEALAHEPHDRPLDGIVTEVATRLRERA from the coding sequence TTGAGCGAAAGCATAGCATGCAACGCGGCGGCGAATTCGAAAGCCGAATTGCGCAAAGCCTTGCGTGACGTGCGTCACCGCGCGGCCGCGACGATCGGCGCCAACGATGCGCTCGCCGCTCGGCTCGACAGCGTGCTCGCTCGCTTGTCGCCCCTCTCCGTCGGGTTCTATTGGCCGCTGCCGGGCGAATTCGACGCGCGCGACGCGCTCGTAGCGTGGCTGGCGGGCGATGCGCGGCGGCAAGCCGCGCTGCCTGTCATCGCCGTCAAGGGCCAGGCGCTCGCGTTTCATGCCTGGTCGCCCGATACTCCGATGCGCATGGGCCATCATCGAATACCGGAACCGCTCGATACGCCGGCCGTCCTGCCCGATCTGCTGCTCGTGCCCTGCGTCGGCTTCGACGATGCAGGCTACCGGCTCGGCTATGGCGGCGGCTACTACGACCGCACGCTCGCGGCATGGCCCGGCCCATCGCAGCCCATAACGGTCGGTATCGCCTACGAGGCATGCCGGATCGAAGCGCTGGCGCACGAACCACACGATCGCCCGCTCGACGGCATCGTCACCGAAGTCGCCACGCGCCTGCGCGAGCGCGCTTGA
- a CDS encoding lytic transglycosylase domain-containing protein, giving the protein MSKRLVRVYRAACSALAAAALVACGTASAGRHAATPAALTDDQIFVQLREAARNNDAAKAARLAAQIPDYPAPSYLEYFQLKPQLFDGSGHARLDAPDAPVLSFLQRHDGEAIADRLRNDYLTVLGARHDWRTFDAQYARFVLNDDTQVKCYALESRASRGENVAEAARALLVEPRYYGDGCVDLVTALAANGQLTSDDVWQQIRLAYEQGVTSTGAKLVDALGAVRPDPTKLDQATSAPPLLLARGVGADSASHQLALLATTQMARTDAATAAATFATVAPQLSLAERAIGWGTIGYQAAARQVSGAVDWFRLSANAPLSYPAYEWRTRSALLAGDWTMVRWSIEQMPPALRSRPAWVYWHARALKQAGETAGANQEFAQIAPRFDFYGQLATEELGGKISVPPKTVVSDAEVDAVSKTPGFDLARRFYALNLRLEGNREWNWPLRGMTDRQLLAVAEYARRIRLYDRTVNTADRTQADHDFSLRYLSPFRDIVERDAQSNGLDVEWAYGLIRQESRFILNARSEVGAGGLMQLMPGTAKMVAKKIGLGPVTASELNDINTNILLGTTYLSMIYNQFDGSAVLATAGYNAGPGRPRQWRATLQRPVEGAIFAETIPFNETRDYVKNVLSNTVYYAALFEGRPQSLKARLGAILPD; this is encoded by the coding sequence ATGTCGAAACGCCTTGTTCGAGTATATCGCGCGGCTTGCTCCGCCCTGGCCGCCGCGGCACTCGTCGCGTGCGGCACGGCGTCTGCCGGGCGTCATGCCGCTACGCCCGCGGCACTGACCGACGATCAGATCTTCGTGCAACTGCGCGAGGCTGCCCGCAACAACGACGCGGCGAAAGCCGCGCGGCTCGCGGCGCAGATTCCCGACTATCCCGCGCCGTCGTATCTCGAGTATTTTCAGCTCAAACCGCAGCTCTTCGACGGCAGCGGCCATGCCCGGCTCGATGCGCCCGACGCGCCGGTGCTCTCGTTTCTGCAGCGCCATGACGGCGAGGCAATCGCCGATCGCCTGCGCAACGATTATCTGACCGTGCTCGGCGCGCGCCACGACTGGCGCACCTTCGACGCCCAATACGCGCGCTTCGTGCTCAACGACGATACCCAGGTGAAGTGCTACGCGCTCGAATCGCGCGCGTCGCGCGGCGAGAACGTTGCCGAGGCGGCCCGCGCATTGCTCGTCGAGCCGCGCTACTACGGCGACGGCTGCGTCGATCTGGTGACGGCGCTCGCGGCCAACGGGCAACTCACGTCGGACGACGTGTGGCAGCAGATCCGGCTCGCCTACGAGCAGGGCGTGACGTCTACCGGCGCGAAGCTCGTAGACGCGCTCGGTGCGGTGCGTCCCGACCCGACGAAGCTCGACCAGGCTACGAGCGCGCCGCCGCTCCTGCTCGCGCGCGGCGTGGGCGCCGATTCGGCATCGCATCAACTCGCGCTGTTGGCGACCACGCAAATGGCGCGCACCGACGCGGCAACCGCCGCTGCCACGTTCGCGACCGTTGCGCCCCAGCTCTCGCTGGCGGAACGGGCGATCGGCTGGGGCACGATCGGGTATCAGGCGGCCGCGCGGCAGGTGTCGGGGGCGGTCGACTGGTTCCGGCTCTCGGCGAATGCGCCGCTGTCGTATCCCGCTTATGAATGGCGCACCCGCAGCGCGTTGCTCGCGGGCGACTGGACGATGGTGCGCTGGTCGATCGAGCAAATGCCGCCCGCGCTGCGCAGCCGGCCGGCATGGGTGTATTGGCATGCGCGCGCGCTCAAGCAGGCAGGCGAAACGGCCGGCGCCAATCAGGAATTCGCGCAGATTGCGCCGCGCTTCGATTTCTACGGCCAGCTCGCCACCGAAGAGCTGGGCGGCAAGATCTCCGTCCCGCCGAAGACCGTCGTCAGCGATGCCGAGGTGGATGCCGTTTCCAAGACGCCGGGCTTCGATCTTGCTCGCCGCTTTTACGCGCTCAATTTGCGGCTCGAAGGCAACCGGGAATGGAATTGGCCGCTGCGCGGCATGACGGACAGGCAGCTGCTTGCCGTGGCCGAGTATGCACGCCGCATCCGCCTTTACGACCGCACCGTCAATACGGCTGACCGGACGCAGGCGGACCACGACTTTTCGCTGCGCTACCTGTCGCCCTTTCGCGACATCGTCGAGCGCGACGCGCAATCGAACGGGCTCGATGTGGAATGGGCCTACGGGCTGATCCGGCAGGAGTCGCGCTTCATCCTGAACGCGCGCTCCGAGGTGGGGGCGGGCGGCCTCATGCAATTGATGCCCGGCACGGCGAAGATGGTCGCGAAGAAGATCGGCCTCGGCCCGGTGACGGCCTCGGAGCTGAACGACATCAACACGAACATCCTGCTCGGTACGACCTATCTGTCGATGATCTACAATCAGTTCGACGGTTCCGCCGTGCTCGCGACGGCCGGCTACAACGCCGGGCCCGGGCGCCCGCGGCAGTGGCGGGCGACGCTGCAGCGGCCCGTCGAGGGTGCGATATTCGCGGAGACGATCCCGTTCAACGAGACCCGCGACTACGTCAAGAATGTGCTGTCCAACACGGTCTATTACGCGGCGCTGTTCGAAGGCCGTCCGCAGTCGCTGAAGGCACGGCTCGGCGCCATTTTGCCCGACTGA
- a CDS encoding complex I NDUFA9 subunit family protein, translated as MRHQSVALIGGSGFVGTHLANALIAAGKSVRIATRRRQRAAHLTLLPLDVIELDVFDPIELARFVEGADAVINLVGTLHGRRGTPYGPEFARLHVELPSKIAAACEGKSVHRLIHLSALNADPQGPSMYLRSKGDGEKAVRGATRLATTIFRPSVVFGPEDRFLNTFALLQRLFPVIPLAKPDARFQPVYVGDVAKAIVRALDLDAATGRIYELGGPTVYTLEALVKYCGEVIGRHARIVRLPGAFAYMQALTFEMLPGEPVLARDNLDSMMRDAIMSGPIAPELDLDPVSIEAIAPAYLGAASLRSRFNAFRTTAGR; from the coding sequence ATGCGACATCAATCGGTAGCGTTGATCGGCGGTTCGGGCTTCGTCGGTACGCATCTCGCAAACGCGCTGATCGCGGCCGGCAAGAGCGTGCGCATCGCCACGCGGCGCCGGCAGCGTGCGGCGCATCTCACTTTGCTGCCGCTCGACGTGATCGAGCTCGACGTGTTCGATCCGATCGAGCTTGCGCGCTTCGTCGAGGGGGCCGATGCGGTCATCAATCTCGTCGGCACGCTGCATGGCCGGCGCGGCACGCCGTACGGTCCCGAGTTCGCCAGGCTTCATGTCGAGCTGCCATCGAAGATCGCGGCCGCCTGCGAGGGCAAGAGCGTGCATCGCCTCATCCATCTGAGTGCGCTCAATGCCGACCCGCAGGGCCCGAGCATGTACCTGCGCTCGAAAGGCGATGGCGAGAAGGCGGTGCGCGGCGCGACGCGGCTCGCCACGACGATTTTCCGGCCGTCGGTCGTCTTCGGCCCCGAAGATCGTTTTCTCAATACGTTCGCGCTGCTGCAGCGGCTCTTCCCCGTCATACCGCTCGCCAAGCCCGATGCCAGGTTCCAGCCTGTCTACGTGGGCGACGTGGCCAAGGCGATCGTGCGCGCACTCGATCTCGATGCCGCGACAGGGCGCATCTACGAACTCGGCGGGCCGACGGTCTATACGCTCGAAGCGCTCGTGAAATATTGCGGGGAAGTGATCGGCCGCCACGCGCGGATCGTGCGGCTGCCCGGCGCATTCGCCTACATGCAGGCGTTGACGTTCGAGATGCTGCCCGGCGAGCCCGTGCTCGCGCGCGACAACCTCGATTCGATGATGCGCGATGCAATCATGTCGGGCCCGATCGCGCCGGAGCTCGATCTCGATCCGGTGAGCATCGAGGCGATCGCGCCGGCCTACCTCGGCGCGGCGTCGCTGCGCTCGCGCTTCAACGCGTTTCGCACGACAGCGGGACGGTAG
- a CDS encoding glutathione S-transferase family protein, whose product MKLVIGDKNYSSWSMRPWVLMRHAGIPFEEVGIELGEDETPARIAQHSPSGKVPCLVTDDGQSVWESLAILETLAERHPEHALWPRDAAVRAHARSVSSEMHGGFGDMRTTMSMNIRAKRPGAGATPGTLADVARIDTIWNDCLKRYGGPFLFGETFGIADAMYAPVVMRFNTYAPTLSAAAAAYCERVTALPAVREWIEAAERETHRLAKYDDLA is encoded by the coding sequence ATGAAACTCGTCATCGGAGACAAGAACTATTCTTCCTGGTCCATGAGGCCCTGGGTGTTGATGCGTCATGCCGGTATTCCCTTCGAAGAGGTCGGAATCGAGCTTGGCGAGGACGAAACGCCGGCGCGTATCGCACAGCATTCGCCGTCGGGCAAGGTGCCTTGCCTCGTGACCGATGACGGGCAGTCGGTCTGGGAGTCGCTTGCGATCCTCGAGACGCTGGCCGAGCGCCATCCCGAGCATGCGCTCTGGCCGCGCGATGCGGCCGTGCGCGCACACGCCCGCTCGGTGTCGAGCGAGATGCATGGCGGCTTCGGCGATATGCGCACGACGATGTCGATGAACATCCGCGCGAAGCGCCCTGGCGCGGGCGCCACGCCGGGCACGCTGGCCGATGTCGCCCGCATCGACACGATCTGGAACGACTGCCTGAAACGCTACGGCGGCCCTTTCCTTTTCGGCGAGACGTTCGGCATCGCCGATGCGATGTATGCGCCCGTCGTGATGCGCTTCAACACCTATGCACCGACGCTTTCGGCGGCAGCGGCGGCCTACTGCGAGCGCGTGACGGCACTGCCGGCCGTGCGCGAGTGGATCGAGGCGGCCGAGCGCGAAACGCACCGGCTCGCCAAGTACGACGACCTCGCATGA
- a CDS encoding multifunctional CCA addition/repair protein, which produces MKIYAVGGAIRDELLGMPVSDRDYVVVGATPEQMIAQGFRPVGKDFPVFLHPQTHEEYALARTERKTAAGYHGFQFYYAPDVTLEDDLARRDLTINAMARELRADGVLVGPVIDPFGGRADLEAKRFRHVGDAFVEDPVRILRLARFASRFHDFEVAPETLALMKRMVQAGEVDALVPERVWQEISRGLMERKPSRMFAALRECGALVRVLPEIDALFGVAQRADYHPEVDTGVHVMMVVDHAAARGYALAVRFAALTHDLGKATTPADVLPRHIGHEMRSVDLLKPMCERLRVPNECRDLALLVAREHGNIHRVMEMGAAALVRLLERADALRKPARFAEALQACEADARGRLNFETRDYPQPERLRVALAAARSVDAGAVAQAFASEPAKIKDAVHRARIKAVAEALGQDAEANSDS; this is translated from the coding sequence ATGAAGATTTACGCGGTAGGCGGCGCCATTCGCGACGAGCTGCTCGGCATGCCGGTGTCCGACCGCGACTATGTCGTGGTCGGCGCCACGCCCGAGCAGATGATCGCGCAAGGGTTCAGGCCCGTCGGCAAGGATTTTCCGGTGTTCCTGCACCCGCAGACGCACGAGGAGTATGCGCTCGCGCGCACGGAGCGCAAGACGGCCGCTGGCTATCACGGCTTTCAGTTCTACTATGCGCCCGACGTCACGCTCGAAGACGACCTCGCGCGGCGCGACCTCACGATCAACGCGATGGCGCGCGAGCTGCGGGCCGACGGGGTGCTCGTCGGCCCCGTGATCGACCCGTTCGGCGGGCGCGCGGATCTCGAGGCCAAGCGCTTTCGGCACGTGGGCGACGCGTTCGTCGAGGATCCGGTGCGCATACTCAGGCTTGCACGCTTCGCCTCGCGTTTTCACGACTTCGAGGTCGCCCCGGAAACCCTCGCGTTGATGAAGCGGATGGTGCAAGCCGGCGAAGTCGACGCGCTCGTGCCCGAGCGCGTGTGGCAGGAAATCTCGCGCGGGCTCATGGAAAGGAAGCCCTCGCGGATGTTCGCGGCCCTGCGCGAGTGCGGCGCGCTGGTGCGCGTGCTGCCCGAGATCGATGCGCTCTTCGGCGTGGCGCAACGCGCCGATTACCATCCCGAGGTCGATACCGGCGTGCACGTGATGATGGTCGTCGATCATGCCGCCGCGCGCGGCTATGCGCTCGCCGTGCGCTTTGCGGCGCTCACGCACGACCTCGGCAAGGCCACCACGCCGGCCGACGTACTGCCGCGCCATATCGGTCACGAAATGCGCAGCGTCGATCTGCTCAAACCGATGTGCGAGCGGCTGCGCGTGCCGAACGAATGCCGTGATCTCGCGCTGCTCGTCGCACGCGAGCACGGCAACATTCATCGCGTGATGGAAATGGGGGCAGCCGCGCTCGTGCGCCTGCTCGAGCGCGCCGATGCCCTGCGCAAGCCCGCGCGCTTCGCCGAGGCTCTGCAGGCATGCGAAGCCGATGCGCGGGGCCGGCTCAACTTCGAAACGCGGGACTATCCGCAACCGGAGCGGCTGCGCGTGGCGCTCGCCGCGGCGCGTTCGGTCGATGCCGGCGCGGTGGCGCAGGCCTTCGCGAGCGAGCCCGCGAAGATCAAGGACGCCGTGCATCGCGCGCGCATCAAAGCCGTGGCCGAGGCCCTCGGCCAGGATGCCGAAGCGAATAGCGATTCTTAG
- a CDS encoding class I SAM-dependent methyltransferase: MNQNAHEPGSLPVPGADALAASAALGALVREEIAAAGGWLPFDRYMERALYAPRLGYYSGGARKFGLYAEDGSDFVTAPELSPLFAQTLARAVAEALAASGTRALIEFGAGTGKLAAGLLGALDALGVDIESYSIVELSGELRERQRATIEAQAGALAARVRWLDSLPTHFEGVAVGNEVLDAMPVKLFARKAGVWHERGAAVLGDGRLGFEDRPLGDEPGAVGLSAYDAAALAAVDAETDTGAGTGADYVTETHAAAAAFTRTVCSMLGRGAAFFIDYGFPRHEYYHLQRAEGTLICHYRHRSHGDPFFYPGLQDITAHVEFTAIAEAGVETGADLLGYTSQARFLMNAGVVEVLAGIDPADTARYLPAANAVQKLVSEAEMGELFKVIAFSRGLDTTIAAFGRGDRSHTL, from the coding sequence ATGAATCAGAATGCTCACGAACCCGGTAGTTTACCCGTTCCCGGCGCCGATGCGCTCGCCGCCAGCGCGGCCCTCGGCGCCCTCGTGCGCGAGGAAATCGCGGCTGCGGGCGGCTGGCTGCCGTTCGACCGCTACATGGAGCGCGCCCTTTACGCGCCCAGGCTCGGCTACTACAGCGGCGGCGCCCGAAAATTCGGCCTGTACGCCGAGGACGGCAGCGACTTCGTCACGGCCCCCGAACTCTCGCCGCTCTTCGCGCAGACGCTGGCGCGCGCCGTCGCCGAGGCGCTCGCGGCAAGCGGCACGCGCGCGCTGATCGAGTTCGGCGCCGGCACGGGCAAGCTCGCCGCGGGGTTGCTCGGCGCACTCGATGCGCTCGGCGTGGACATCGAAAGCTATTCGATCGTCGAACTTTCCGGCGAGCTGCGCGAGCGGCAACGCGCCACGATCGAGGCGCAGGCCGGTGCGCTTGCCGCCCGCGTGCGCTGGCTCGATTCGCTGCCGACGCATTTCGAGGGCGTAGCCGTGGGCAACGAGGTGCTCGACGCAATGCCCGTCAAGCTTTTCGCGCGCAAGGCAGGCGTATGGCATGAGCGCGGCGCGGCGGTGCTCGGCGATGGCCGGCTCGGCTTCGAAGATCGCCCGCTCGGCGACGAACCGGGCGCCGTCGGCCTTTCCGCCTACGATGCGGCGGCGCTCGCTGCCGTCGATGCCGAAACAGACACAGGCGCGGGCACAGGCGCGGATTACGTCACCGAAACGCACGCGGCAGCCGCGGCCTTCACGCGCACCGTTTGCTCGATGCTCGGGCGCGGGGCGGCCTTCTTCATCGATTATGGCTTTCCGCGGCACGAGTACTATCACCTGCAGCGCGCCGAGGGTACGCTGATCTGCCACTATCGCCACCGCTCGCACGGCGACCCGTTCTTCTACCCGGGGCTGCAGGACATCACGGCGCACGTCGAATTCACGGCCATCGCCGAGGCGGGCGTCGAAACGGGGGCGGATCTGCTCGGGTACACGTCACAGGCGCGGTTTCTGATGAATGCGGGCGTCGTCGAGGTGCTGGCCGGCATCGATCCCGCCGATACGGCCCGCTACCTGCCCGCCGCGAACGCCGTGCAGAAACTCGTCTCGGAGGCCGAGATGGGCGAACTCTTCAAGGTGATCGCCTTCTCGCGCGGCCTCGACACCACGATCGCCGCCTTTGGCCGCGGCGATCGTTCGCATACCTTATGA
- a CDS encoding SDR family oxidoreductase has product MSASVDPRTRAEAAPASGTPAGRVVLVTGAAKRIGRALALGFAEKGWDVAVHYGSSRHEAEAVVAEIEALGRRACALRADLGVEAEAAALVGACATALGRPRCIVNNASLFSEDRATDVGYDLLARTMSINVGAPLVLARTLYDATPDAALEDERERAVVINVLDQKLYNLNPDYLSYTLSKAALQTATVTLAQALAPKVRVVGIAPGLTLQSADQTPDGFAAAHRVTPLGRASRVEDIVGAACYLAEAGGVTGATLVVDGGQHLVPLPRDVMFLAR; this is encoded by the coding sequence ATGAGCGCTTCTGTCGACCCACGCACCCGCGCCGAAGCGGCACCCGCGAGCGGTACACCGGCTGGCCGCGTCGTGCTCGTCACGGGCGCGGCCAAGCGGATCGGGCGCGCGCTCGCGCTCGGCTTCGCGGAAAAAGGGTGGGATGTCGCGGTCCATTACGGCAGCTCGCGCCACGAGGCCGAGGCCGTGGTGGCCGAAATCGAAGCGCTGGGCCGCCGTGCGTGCGCGTTGCGCGCCGATCTGGGCGTGGAGGCGGAGGCGGCAGCGCTCGTTGGCGCGTGCGCGACGGCGCTCGGCCGGCCCCGTTGCATCGTCAACAATGCATCGCTCTTCAGCGAGGATCGGGCCACCGATGTCGGCTACGACCTGCTCGCACGGACGATGTCGATCAACGTTGGGGCGCCGCTCGTGCTGGCGCGCACGCTTTACGACGCGACGCCCGATGCCGCGCTCGAAGACGAGCGGGAGCGGGCGGTGGTCATCAACGTGCTCGATCAGAAGCTTTACAACCTGAATCCGGATTACCTGTCGTACACGCTGTCGAAGGCGGCCTTGCAAACGGCCACGGTCACGCTGGCGCAGGCGCTGGCACCGAAAGTGCGCGTCGTGGGCATTGCGCCGGGGCTCACGTTGCAATCGGCCGACCAGACGCCGGACGGCTTTGCGGCCGCGCACCGCGTCACGCCGCTCGGGCGCGCGTCGCGGGTCGAGGATATCGTCGGCGCGGCCTGCTACCTGGCCGAGGCGGGCGGCGTGACGGGAGCGACGCTCGTCGTCGATGGTGGGCAGCATCTCGTGCCGCTGCCGCGCGACGTGATGTTTTTGGCGCGGTGA
- a CDS encoding dihydroneopterin aldolase: MVGALLHPRLADCRRLFLRNYEVFINIGVHDFEKRGEQRVVINVELFVPLRDTTPVEDKLHEVVDYDFMRATIAARVGKGHIHLQETLCDDVAAVLLAHPKVRAVCVSTEKPDVYPDCDAVGVEVFRIKED; this comes from the coding sequence ATGGTTGGCGCCCTTTTGCATCCCCGGCTCGCCGATTGCCGCAGGCTCTTTCTGCGCAACTACGAGGTCTTCATCAACATCGGCGTGCACGACTTCGAAAAGCGAGGCGAGCAGCGCGTCGTAATCAACGTCGAGCTTTTCGTGCCGTTGAGGGACACGACGCCCGTCGAGGACAAACTGCATGAGGTCGTCGATTACGACTTCATGCGCGCGACGATTGCCGCGCGCGTGGGCAAAGGGCACATCCATTTGCAGGAAACGCTGTGCGACGACGTGGCCGCCGTCCTGCTCGCGCACCCCAAGGTGCGGGCCGTGTGCGTTTCGACCGAGAAGCCCGACGTTTATCCCGACTGCGATGCCGTGGGCGTCGAAGTCTTTCGTATCAAAGAGGATTGA